A window from Proteobacteria bacterium CG1_02_64_396 encodes these proteins:
- a CDS encoding HNH endonuclease — protein sequence MRGWSLGGLLDEEDLARERAKGRELRDSAWWKRRRSDGICHYCSRHFPPKSLTMDHLIPLTRGGRSEKSNLVPCCKECNKAKGNLLPTEWEEYLARIRQENPEGGSASG from the coding sequence ATGAGGGGTTGGTCGCTGGGGGGGCTGCTCGACGAGGAGGATCTGGCTCGGGAGCGGGCCAAGGGGCGGGAGCTGCGCGACAGCGCCTGGTGGAAGCGACGGCGTTCCGACGGCATTTGTCATTATTGCAGTCGCCACTTTCCCCCCAAGAGTCTGACCATGGACCATTTGATTCCGCTGACCCGGGGGGGGCGCAGCGAAAAATCGAACCTGGTCCCCTGCTGCAAGGAGTGCAACAAGGCCAAGGGGAATTTGCTGCCGACCGAGTGGGAGGAATACCTGGCGCGGATTCGGCAGGAAAACCCGGAGGGGGGATCAGCGTCCGGCTAG